Proteins encoded within one genomic window of Bacteroides sedimenti:
- the topA gene encoding type I DNA topoisomerase: protein MQKNLVIVESPAKAKTIEKFLGKDFKVLSSYGHIRDLKKKEFSIDVKNNFEPKYEIPTEKKKLVTELKAEAKDAETVWLASDEDREGEAISWHLYEVLGLKPENTKRIVFHEITKNAILKAIEQPRDIDINLVNAQQARRILDRIVGFELSPVLWKKVKPALSAGRVQSVTVRLVVEREREIQAFKVDAAYRITAIFIVPDQDGKPIEMKAELSRRLKTIEEARVFLETCKNAAFSIEDISMRPLKKSPAAPFTTSTLQQEAARKLGFTVAQTMSVAQKLYEAGKITYMRTDSVNLSDLAVAGSKDAITNIMGEEYVKLRHFNTKSKGAQEAHEAIRPTYMEKQSVEGTSQEKKLYDLIWKRTIASQMADAELEKTTATIALDNAAEKFVAVGEVVKFDGFLRVYKESYDDDAEQETESRLLPPMKKGQQLERKEVVATERFTQHPARYTEASLVRKLEELGIGRPSTYAPTISTIQQREYVVKEDREGQERSYQQLVLSNSSLTETTKTETVGAEKAKLFPTDTGTVVNDFLTEYFPEILDYNFTASVEKEFDEVAEGEKQWTEIMHEFYEKFHPSVEKTLAIKTEHKVGERILGEEPATGKPVSVKIGRFGPVVQIGSADDEDKPRFAQMKKGQSLETITLEEALELFKLPRTLGDFEDKTVVIGTGRFGPYVRHNAKFISLPKDADPMEITLEEAIELIEAKRLAEAQKIIKTFEDEPELQILNGRYGPYIAFKGTNYKIPKDVVPQDLNLPTCLEIVRIQDEKPATAKRGRYASKKK, encoded by the coding sequence ATGCAGAAAAACCTTGTAATTGTCGAGTCTCCTGCCAAAGCTAAAACCATTGAGAAATTTTTGGGGAAAGATTTTAAAGTTCTTTCCAGCTATGGTCATATCCGGGATCTGAAGAAAAAAGAATTTAGTATCGATGTAAAAAACAACTTCGAACCTAAGTACGAAATCCCCACTGAAAAGAAGAAACTAGTGACTGAACTCAAGGCGGAAGCGAAAGATGCAGAAACAGTATGGCTCGCATCCGATGAGGACCGCGAAGGAGAGGCTATTTCCTGGCACTTGTATGAGGTTCTCGGACTTAAACCAGAAAATACAAAGCGTATTGTTTTTCATGAAATTACAAAAAATGCAATTCTCAAGGCTATTGAACAGCCAAGAGACATAGATATTAATCTGGTGAATGCACAGCAGGCTAGACGCATTCTCGACCGAATTGTAGGTTTTGAATTATCTCCTGTGTTATGGAAGAAGGTGAAACCTGCCTTATCCGCCGGACGTGTGCAATCGGTGACAGTTCGCTTGGTGGTGGAACGTGAGCGTGAAATCCAGGCATTTAAAGTGGATGCGGCCTATCGTATAACGGCTATCTTTATTGTTCCCGATCAGGATGGTAAGCCGATAGAGATGAAAGCAGAACTTTCACGTAGACTGAAGACTATTGAAGAGGCCAGAGTTTTTCTGGAAACCTGCAAAAATGCAGCATTCTCCATTGAAGATATTAGCATGCGACCTCTGAAGAAGAGTCCGGCTGCACCATTTACTACTTCAACCCTTCAACAGGAAGCTGCTCGTAAACTAGGATTTACTGTGGCACAAACCATGTCCGTAGCACAAAAACTTTACGAAGCTGGAAAAATTACCTATATGCGTACCGACTCTGTGAATCTGTCTGATTTGGCAGTAGCGGGAAGCAAAGATGCAATCACAAATATCATGGGCGAAGAGTACGTAAAACTTCGTCATTTCAATACCAAGAGCAAAGGGGCGCAGGAGGCTCACGAAGCGATTCGTCCTACCTATATGGAAAAGCAGAGTGTGGAGGGAACCTCTCAGGAGAAGAAACTCTATGACTTGATCTGGAAACGTACCATTGCTTCGCAGATGGCTGATGCTGAACTCGAAAAAACAACAGCTACCATTGCACTTGACAATGCAGCAGAGAAGTTTGTCGCTGTAGGTGAAGTGGTGAAATTCGACGGTTTCCTTCGCGTTTATAAAGAATCATACGATGATGACGCTGAACAGGAGACTGAAAGCCGTTTACTTCCTCCAATGAAGAAAGGGCAGCAACTTGAACGGAAAGAGGTTGTAGCCACTGAACGATTTACCCAACATCCGGCTCGGTATACGGAAGCAAGCTTGGTTCGTAAACTCGAAGAGTTGGGTATCGGACGTCCGTCTACTTATGCTCCTACTATTTCAACCATTCAACAACGCGAATATGTGGTGAAGGAAGACAGGGAAGGTCAAGAACGTTCTTACCAACAACTGGTATTAAGTAACTCTTCTTTAACTGAAACTACGAAAACAGAAACAGTTGGTGCAGAGAAGGCAAAACTCTTCCCAACAGATACTGGAACAGTTGTGAATGATTTCCTAACAGAGTATTTCCCCGAAATTCTAGACTATAACTTTACTGCATCAGTAGAAAAAGAGTTTGATGAAGTGGCTGAAGGAGAAAAGCAGTGGACAGAAATAATGCATGAATTCTATGAGAAGTTCCATCCATCTGTTGAAAAGACTTTAGCTATAAAAACTGAACATAAGGTGGGTGAACGTATTCTTGGCGAAGAACCAGCAACCGGGAAGCCAGTTTCTGTAAAGATTGGCCGTTTCGGACCTGTGGTTCAGATAGGTTCGGCTGATGATGAGGATAAACCTCGTTTTGCTCAGATGAAAAAGGGACAGTCACTGGAGACCATCACTCTGGAAGAGGCGTTGGAACTTTTCAAACTACCTCGAACACTGGGTGATTTTGAAGATAAAACAGTAGTGATAGGGACTGGACGTTTCGGCCCTTACGTTCGCCATAATGCTAAGTTTATTTCTCTTCCAAAAGATGCTGATCCTATGGAAATTACCTTGGAAGAGGCAATTGAGTTGATTGAAGCGAAAAGATTGGCAGAAGCTCAGAAAATTATCAAGACTTTTGAAGATGAACCGGAATTGCAGATTCTGAACGGACGTTATGGGCCTTACATTGCCTTCAAGGGAACAAACTATAAAATCCCGAAAGATGTAGTTCCACAGGATCTTAATTTGCCTACCTGCCTCGAGATTGTACGTATTCAGGATGAAAAGCCGGCTACTGCGAAGCGCGGACGATATGCATCAAAAAAGAAATAA